In bacterium, the genomic window ACGCGACCCGCGCTGCCGAATCCTGGGCATGTTGCTTCTCCTGACGGTCGTCGCTGCCGCGGACTGCCGCGCACTTCCCCGCTCCGGACGGGGGTTGGTTGCGGCGCCACTGCATTCCCCGGCTCTTCGGCCGGCAAGGCGGGCAACTTGAGCGCTCTGTTAAGATGGAGGGGACGATCCCGTCGCCTGCGCCCTGCCGCCCGCGCGTGGCGTCGCCTTGTTCGGCGGCAAGGCGCGTGATAGCCTGACGCCACGTGCGCGAAAGGAGGGGCATGCCGGCAACGGAGCCTGCAGTCCTGCACCTGGACACCGGCAGGCTCCTGCGCGGGGGCCAGCGACAGGTGCTGCTGCTGATGCGCGCCCTGCGCGAGCGCGGCTGGCGCTGCGTGCTCGCCGCGCCCGTGGACGGCGCTCTCTGCGCAGCGGCGACCGCGGAGGCTTTCGAATGCTTCGGCTTCGCTCCTCGCGGCGACCTCGATCTGCTCGCGGCCTGGCGGCTGCGCCGCGAGGCGGCGGCGCGGAATCTCGAACTCTGGCATGCCCACAGCGCGCGCGCCCAGGCGCAGGCCAGCCTGGCTCTCGCCTGGCCTGCCGGTCGCGAGCGGCGCCGACTGGTGGTGACGCGGCGCACGGCCTTTCCGCGCCGGCCCGGCCTGGCGCACCGGCTCAAGTACGGCGACCGTCGGATCGGCCGCTACCTCGCGATCAGCGAGGCCGTCGCAAGCGGCCTGCAGGCGCGCGGCGTCAGCCCGGCGCGGATCCGCCTCGTGCCGAGTGCGGTGGACGCCGCGCGCTTCGCCGCTGCCGCGTGGGCCCAGCTCGGCGACGCCGTTTCGGCGCCGGCGAACGCCGATCCCAGCCTGCGCGAGCGGCTGCGCGCGCAGCTGTGCCGCGAACTGGCGCTGCCGCCGGCGGCCTACCTCGTCGGCGCCGCGGGCGCTCTCGATGCGAGCAAGGGCTACGACCTGCTGCTGCGTGCCGCGTACCTGGCCTGCCGCGAGGAGCCGCGGCTCCACGTCCTCGTCGCGGGCGAGGGCCCCGAGCGCTCCCGGCTCGAGGAAGAGACGCGCCGGCTCGGCATGGGCGGGCGCTTCCGCCTGCTCGGGCGGCGCCATGACCTGCCGGATCTCTTCGCGGCGCTGGATCTCTTCTGCATGCCGAGCCGCGAGGAGGGTCTGGGCAGCGTCGTGCTCGAGGCCTTCGCCGCCGGCCTGCCCGTGCTCGCCAGCGACGCCGGCGGTCTGGCGGAACTGGTCCAGCCGGGCGTCTCCGGGCGGCGCGTGCCGCGCGGCGACGCGCGCGCGCTGGCGGCCGCGCTGCTCGAAGCCCT contains:
- a CDS encoding glycosyltransferase family 4 protein, whose protein sequence is MPATEPAVLHLDTGRLLRGGQRQVLLLMRALRERGWRCVLAAPVDGALCAAATAEAFECFGFAPRGDLDLLAAWRLRREAAARNLELWHAHSARAQAQASLALAWPAGRERRRLVVTRRTAFPRRPGLAHRLKYGDRRIGRYLAISEAVASGLQARGVSPARIRLVPSAVDAARFAAAAWAQLGDAVSAPANADPSLRERLRAQLCRELALPPAAYLVGAAGALDASKGYDLLLRAAYLACREEPRLHVLVAGEGPERSRLEEETRRLGMGGRFRLLGRRHDLPDLFAALDLFCMPSREEGLGSVVLEAFAAGLPVLASDAGGLAELVQPGVSGRRVPRGDARALAAALLEALREPERSRELARAAHAGVRQRFSVERMVEAVEDVYGALLGERAAQAEDA